In Sagittula stellata E-37, a single genomic region encodes these proteins:
- a CDS encoding 2-hydroxyacid dehydrogenase, whose translation MAKQTILFASNIDDPAPWQALFAKERPDVEFRVWPDIGDPLDITHALVWRIQNGVLATLPNLKAVFSLGAGIDQIIFDPDFPKDVPLFRLVDAGLREQMTEYALYGVLHWHRRMRDYARQQDQADWQMHPAVHPSKRSVGVMGMGVFGTDIAQKLVSLGFRVSGWSRSRKDVDGVESFAGDSDFGSFLTQSDILINVLPLTDETRGILSSDLFGQLPGGGALVHLGRGGHLVEADLITALDTGRLDWAMLDVFPTEPLPAQSPLWSHEKTFVTPHIAAQPVSDAAERLMIDNFNRFEQGGEPVGRVDLSVGY comes from the coding sequence ATGGCTAAGCAAACGATCCTGTTCGCCTCGAACATCGACGATCCGGCGCCCTGGCAGGCGCTGTTCGCCAAGGAACGTCCCGATGTCGAGTTCCGCGTCTGGCCTGACATCGGCGATCCGCTGGACATCACGCACGCGTTGGTCTGGCGCATCCAGAACGGTGTTCTGGCAACCCTGCCGAACCTGAAAGCGGTCTTTTCACTGGGGGCCGGTATCGACCAGATCATTTTCGACCCTGACTTTCCCAAGGACGTGCCGCTCTTCCGGCTGGTCGACGCGGGCCTGCGTGAGCAAATGACCGAGTATGCGCTCTACGGTGTCCTTCACTGGCATCGGCGGATGCGCGATTACGCCCGCCAGCAGGATCAGGCTGACTGGCAGATGCATCCTGCTGTTCATCCCTCGAAGCGGTCGGTCGGTGTCATGGGGATGGGCGTATTCGGCACGGATATCGCGCAAAAGCTGGTGAGCCTCGGCTTTCGCGTTTCGGGCTGGAGCCGCAGCCGCAAGGACGTTGACGGCGTCGAAAGTTTCGCGGGCGACAGCGACTTCGGCAGCTTCCTCACCCAGAGCGACATTCTGATCAACGTCCTGCCGCTGACCGACGAGACGCGCGGCATCCTGTCGTCTGACCTCTTCGGTCAGCTGCCGGGAGGTGGGGCGCTTGTCCATCTTGGGCGCGGCGGCCACCTCGTGGAAGCGGATCTGATCACCGCGCTCGACACCGGTCGTCTCGACTGGGCCATGCTCGACGTGTTTCCCACCGAGCCGTTGCCGGCCCAGAGCCCGCTGTGGAGCCACGAGAAGACATTCGTCACCCCGCATATCGCCGCGCAGCCGGTGAGCGATGCGGCCGAGCGCCTGATGATCGACAATTTCAACAGGTTCGAACAGGGCGGGGAGCCGGTGGGCCGGGTTGATCTGAGCGTTGGATACTAA
- a CDS encoding CobW family GTP-binding protein has protein sequence MDDRIPITVLTGFLGAGKTTVLNHLIRDPDAGRIAVVMNEFGDAGLDHDLIEEAVEETVLMQSGCICCTMRGDLLRTLGKLMARRQRGDLDFDRVVIETTGIADPGPILHSLIMDRIVGPHYRMDGIVTLVDAANGLNTLDRQFEAVQQVAMADLIVLSKVDLVAASALARLDARLADMNPSAKRMRAEHGRMPVGALFGVTAMRLGVSSDDVGQWLGQPDPLAGLSGFSADPNTTDRAPAVLPTVGAMPASADHRIVSVSFEIDGPIAAEVFDLWLDTLIGLRGPNILRIKGIVHLKGLEFPFVFHGVQHIFDEPVPLKNSSGMDTRCRVVVIARDMSEADLRASLSMLKMHPKDMPAAPSDPDLIHSGEMPF, from the coding sequence ATGGATGACAGAATTCCGATAACCGTTCTCACCGGTTTCCTTGGGGCGGGGAAGACCACGGTTCTGAACCACTTGATCCGCGATCCCGACGCCGGGCGGATTGCCGTCGTGATGAACGAATTTGGCGATGCCGGTCTCGATCACGATCTTATCGAAGAGGCTGTGGAGGAGACTGTGCTGATGCAGTCGGGCTGTATCTGCTGCACCATGCGCGGCGATCTGCTCCGCACGCTGGGCAAGCTGATGGCGCGGCGGCAGCGCGGGGATTTGGACTTCGACCGGGTGGTCATCGAGACCACAGGCATCGCCGATCCGGGTCCGATCCTGCACAGCCTCATCATGGACCGCATCGTCGGACCTCATTACCGGATGGATGGGATCGTCACGCTGGTAGATGCGGCGAACGGGCTGAACACGCTGGACCGTCAGTTCGAAGCAGTTCAGCAGGTGGCGATGGCGGATCTGATCGTCCTGTCGAAGGTCGATCTCGTCGCGGCGAGCGCTTTGGCGCGGCTGGATGCGCGGCTTGCGGATATGAACCCATCCGCGAAACGCATGCGGGCCGAGCATGGGCGCATGCCGGTGGGGGCGCTGTTCGGTGTGACGGCGATGCGCCTTGGGGTCTCTTCCGATGATGTTGGGCAGTGGCTGGGGCAGCCGGATCCTCTGGCCGGATTGTCCGGCTTCTCGGCAGATCCCAACACCACTGACCGGGCCCCTGCTGTCCTGCCGACGGTTGGAGCCATGCCCGCGAGTGCCGATCACAGAATCGTCTCCGTGTCTTTCGAGATCGACGGCCCGATTGCCGCCGAGGTCTTCGATCTCTGGCTAGATACGCTCATCGGGCTGAGAGGTCCGAATATTCTGCGCATCAAGGGTATCGTGCATCTGAAAGGGCTGGAGTTCCCCTTCGTGTTCCATGGTGTGCAGCACATCTTCGATGAGCCCGTGCCGCTCAAGAATTCGTCGGGGATGGATACTCGCTGTCGCGTCGTGGTCATCGCGCGGGACATGTCCGAGGCGGATCTGCGTGCCAGCCTCTCGATGCTGAAGATGCACCCCAAGGACATGCCCGCAGCCCCATCCGATCCTGACCTAATCCACTCCGGCGAAATGCCGTTTTGA
- a CDS encoding metal ABC transporter permease, with translation MSWANAILDDFVMRAILAGIGLAFAAAPLGCFVVWRRMAYFGDATAHAAILGVALSLTFSVSIFMGVMGVALVMAFTVSTLSGRGFAMDTMLGVLAHSALAFGLVAASFLSGIRVDLMAYLFGDILSVMPRDLAVIWGGGALVVALLIWRWSALLTATLNPDLAYAEGVDPRREQMMLNVALAIVVAVAIKVVGALLITAMLIIPAAAARPLTSTPEVMALLAGGMACASVVGGIRAAWIFDTPTGPTIVCVVAGLFALSVTLGQLLARR, from the coding sequence ATGAGCTGGGCAAACGCGATACTCGACGATTTCGTGATGCGCGCCATTCTCGCCGGGATCGGTCTGGCCTTCGCTGCGGCGCCTTTGGGATGCTTCGTGGTCTGGCGGCGGATGGCCTATTTCGGCGATGCCACGGCACATGCGGCGATCCTTGGCGTGGCGCTCTCGCTGACCTTTTCCGTGTCGATCTTCATGGGGGTGATGGGCGTGGCACTGGTCATGGCCTTCACCGTGTCCACACTCAGCGGGCGCGGCTTTGCCATGGACACCATGCTGGGCGTGCTGGCGCATTCGGCGCTGGCCTTTGGCCTCGTCGCCGCCTCCTTCCTGTCAGGGATAAGGGTCGACCTCATGGCCTATCTGTTCGGCGACATCCTCTCGGTGATGCCGCGTGATCTCGCGGTGATCTGGGGCGGCGGTGCGCTGGTTGTGGCCCTGCTGATCTGGCGCTGGTCGGCGCTCCTGACCGCGACGCTCAACCCCGACCTGGCCTATGCCGAGGGCGTCGATCCCCGGCGCGAGCAGATGATGCTGAACGTGGCACTGGCCATCGTGGTGGCCGTCGCGATCAAGGTGGTGGGGGCGCTGCTAATCACCGCGATGCTGATCATCCCCGCCGCCGCCGCACGCCCATTGACCAGCACGCCCGAGGTCATGGCGCTTTTGGCCGGAGGAATGGCCTGCGCCTCGGTGGTGGGCGGCATCCGCGCAGCCTGGATTTTTGATACGCCCACCGGCCCGACCATCGTATGCGTCGTGGCCGGGCTCTTCGCGCTGTCGGTAACGTTGGGTCAGCTTCTGGCGCGGCGCTAA
- a CDS encoding SDR family NAD(P)-dependent oxidoreductase, with the protein MAGAGKGLGHLLARDVLKAGDRVVATSVTVDGIADNLSTTDDRLLVLPLDVTDPEAASAAHDAAIEAFGRIDVLVNDAVARSLVSLRRSVMWTCADSSRSTSSAR; encoded by the coding sequence ATCGCCGGCGCAGGCAAAGGGCTCGGGCATCTGCTCGCTCGCGATGTCCTCAAGGCGGGCGACAGGGTCGTTGCGACCAGCGTGACCGTCGACGGAATTGCGGACAATCTCTCCACCACGGATGACAGGCTGCTCGTTTTGCCACTTGACGTCACCGATCCCGAGGCGGCCTCAGCGGCGCATGACGCCGCCATTGAGGCATTCGGCCGGATCGACGTGCTGGTCAACGATGCGGTCGCGCGCAGCTTGGTTAGTTTGAGACGATCCGTGATGTGGACGTGCGCCGACAGTTCGAGATCAACCTCTTCGGCGCGATGA
- a CDS encoding transcriptional repressor: MKPHQQSPDPSNRAVSACLERAELFFEGKRKRLTPIRRRVLEILLAQGCAMTAYKILDQLKADGKAPHPPVAYRALDFLVEFGFVHKIEHLNAYVACTHPHAHHAPAFMICRLCDKVTETASPASTDMMQRLARETGFVVEETILEAVGICPDCCDDAGVAPST, encoded by the coding sequence ATGAAGCCGCACCAACAGTCCCCCGATCCCTCGAACCGGGCCGTCTCTGCCTGTCTTGAGCGCGCCGAACTCTTCTTCGAAGGCAAGCGCAAGCGCCTGACGCCGATCCGTCGTCGGGTGCTGGAGATACTGTTGGCGCAGGGCTGTGCGATGACCGCCTACAAGATCCTCGACCAGCTGAAGGCCGACGGCAAGGCGCCGCATCCACCGGTCGCCTATCGCGCGTTGGATTTCCTCGTAGAGTTCGGCTTTGTTCACAAGATCGAACACCTGAACGCCTATGTGGCCTGCACCCATCCCCACGCGCATCACGCCCCGGCCTTCATGATCTGCCGTCTCTGCGACAAGGTCACGGAAACGGCCTCTCCGGCCTCCACCGATATGATGCAAAGGCTCGCGCGGGAGACTGGCTTCGTGGTCGAGGAAACGATACTGGAGGCCGTCGGGATCTGCCCCGATTGCTGCGACGACGCAGGGGTTGCGCCAAGCACATGA
- a CDS encoding peptidase S41: MIQDLEQIVTTVLPTDPSFRSIGREELERHVNQARQSALANSKDEFLLSLMRLLALPGNGHTRLIPNDAISVLPLRFATIGTTVRLLDAAPGLSEAVGGDLISINGVPTGDIEVAAEKFLAGTRQRKRVIGPILFAWPGALRHLRVSSGDDAIEYRMQSEAGQIRDILLDPKNGVPGSTVYPRSEHGRADASWTPQCFLKFKDFGQAGLLLVLPSFFDPGEAALPSAVSKAAELVRSRPDTPLIIDVRGNTGGDFIRTMPLIDAISEGAKGRRVGLLIDKFTFSAAIVFTAILKHRLGERLVLIGEEMGDGLTFFAEGGTIDLSSSGAAVRYSTAFHDWAGGRTDETTPVEIAERIVPIGTLELDRVWVAPSDDTEALKQFCSEVLGSGPIDLVERA, encoded by the coding sequence ATGATCCAAGACCTAGAGCAAATCGTGACAACGGTCCTGCCGACCGACCCCAGCTTCCGATCAATCGGGCGCGAAGAGTTGGAGCGACACGTCAACCAAGCCCGGCAGAGCGCACTCGCCAACTCGAAGGATGAGTTTCTGCTCTCCTTGATGCGCCTTCTGGCCCTTCCGGGGAACGGGCATACGCGTCTGATCCCAAACGATGCCATCTCGGTTCTTCCTCTCAGGTTCGCAACCATCGGCACCACTGTACGCCTGCTGGACGCCGCACCGGGCCTCTCTGAGGCGGTCGGGGGCGATTTGATATCCATCAATGGTGTTCCCACAGGTGACATTGAAGTCGCCGCCGAGAAATTTCTGGCGGGAACGCGCCAACGAAAGCGTGTCATCGGGCCAATCCTTTTCGCTTGGCCAGGTGCATTGCGGCACCTGAGAGTTTCTTCAGGCGACGATGCAATCGAATACCGGATGCAGAGTGAAGCAGGCCAGATCAGAGACATTCTTCTGGATCCCAAGAATGGGGTTCCCGGTTCCACGGTCTACCCGCGCAGCGAGCATGGCAGAGCCGACGCATCCTGGACACCTCAGTGTTTTCTGAAGTTCAAGGACTTCGGCCAAGCCGGGCTATTACTGGTCCTCCCAAGCTTCTTTGACCCCGGTGAAGCGGCACTTCCATCTGCAGTTTCCAAGGCGGCGGAACTCGTAAGGTCGCGCCCGGACACTCCCCTGATTATTGACGTTCGAGGAAATACGGGCGGCGACTTTATTCGGACCATGCCTTTGATCGATGCGATATCCGAGGGCGCGAAGGGCCGGCGGGTCGGTTTGCTCATCGACAAGTTCACCTTCTCCGCCGCCATCGTCTTCACCGCCATCTTGAAGCACCGTCTGGGGGAACGGCTCGTACTTATCGGGGAAGAGATGGGGGACGGGCTGACATTCTTTGCGGAAGGAGGAACGATCGACCTTTCGTCCAGTGGAGCGGCCGTTCGGTATTCTACGGCCTTTCATGATTGGGCCGGTGGTCGTACCGACGAGACCACTCCGGTCGAAATCGCGGAGCGAATTGTGCCAATCGGAACACTGGAGCTGGACCGCGTCTGGGTCGCGCCCTCGGACGATACCGAAGCGCTGAAACAGTTCTGCAGCGAGGTTCTAGGTTCAGGACCCATTGATTTGGTTGAGCGAGCGTGA
- a CDS encoding DUF1826 domain-containing protein → MTQAMIYTINAAQTLDDCVFLSDATEELAAIRRPDCAAAIWTRQPLARFQKWLDALSREQLPATRMILRPAQVCDALMRVSDMHGTPATPERDMLIGDASALAAIFADVMDTPFLRLRFDVVSTNACRKFHIDAVTARLVCTYRGTGTQYGLSQNGQDPEQIVTVPTGSPIVLRGTRWPETPLSGLLHRSPPIAGTGETRLLLVLDPIVDPEEEIDSVYIN, encoded by the coding sequence ATGACCCAAGCGATGATCTATACGATCAATGCCGCCCAGACGCTGGACGACTGCGTGTTTCTGAGTGACGCGACCGAAGAGTTGGCCGCCATCCGCAGGCCGGATTGCGCGGCGGCGATCTGGACACGCCAGCCTTTGGCACGGTTCCAGAAATGGCTCGACGCTTTGTCGCGTGAGCAATTGCCTGCCACGCGCATGATCCTGCGGCCCGCGCAGGTCTGCGATGCGCTGATGCGCGTCTCGGACATGCATGGCACCCCAGCGACCCCCGAGCGCGACATGCTGATCGGGGATGCCTCGGCACTGGCCGCGATCTTTGCCGATGTGATGGACACGCCGTTTCTGCGGCTGCGCTTCGACGTGGTGAGCACCAATGCCTGCCGCAAGTTTCATATCGATGCGGTGACGGCGCGTTTGGTCTGCACCTATCGCGGCACCGGCACGCAATACGGCCTTTCGCAGAATGGCCAGGATCCGGAGCAGATCGTGACCGTGCCCACCGGGTCGCCCATCGTGCTACGTGGCACACGTTGGCCGGAGACGCCGCTGTCGGGGCTGTTGCACCGCTCACCACCGATTGCCGGAACCGGCGAGACGCGGTTGTTGCTGGTGCTGGATCCGATCGTCGATCCCGAAGAGGAGATCGACTCGGTCTACATAAACTGA
- a CDS encoding metal ABC transporter ATP-binding protein has protein sequence MTIFTFDSVGLTIGDSAILRSVSFGMAAGEIVTIVGPNGSGKSTLLRLLIGSIAPSGGRITRQAGLRIGYVPQKLALDPTLPMTVDRLLSLRRRVRRARMAQALEEAGVPGLEQRQISALSGGQLQRVLLARALLGEPDLLVLDEATQGLDQPGVAAFYRQIERVRQEHGCGVLMVSHDLHVVMSASDRVICLNGHICCQGTPQHVVSAPEYRALFGEGTGGALALYSHHHDHPHDHKDDQKEHAQ, from the coding sequence ATGACAATCTTCACATTCGACAGCGTCGGGCTGACCATCGGAGACAGCGCGATCCTCAGATCCGTGTCCTTCGGCATGGCGGCAGGCGAGATCGTCACCATCGTCGGGCCGAACGGCTCCGGAAAATCGACGTTGCTGCGGCTTCTGATCGGCTCCATCGCGCCGAGCGGCGGGCGGATTACGCGTCAGGCGGGATTGCGGATCGGCTATGTGCCGCAGAAGCTGGCGCTCGATCCGACCTTGCCGATGACTGTCGACCGCCTGTTGAGCCTGCGACGGCGCGTGAGACGCGCCCGGATGGCGCAAGCGCTTGAAGAGGCGGGCGTTCCGGGGCTGGAGCAGCGTCAGATCAGCGCGCTGTCAGGCGGGCAGTTGCAGCGCGTCCTTCTGGCACGGGCCCTGCTGGGTGAACCCGATCTGCTGGTTCTGGACGAGGCGACACAGGGCCTTGATCAACCGGGTGTCGCGGCCTTTTATCGGCAGATCGAGCGCGTACGGCAGGAGCATGGCTGCGGCGTGTTGATGGTCAGCCATGATCTGCATGTGGTCATGAGCGCCTCTGACCGGGTGATCTGCCTGAACGGGCACATCTGCTGCCAAGGCACGCCGCAGCATGTGGTCTCCGCTCCGGAATATCGCGCCCTGTTCGGCGAAGGCACTGGCGGGGCGCTGGCGCTCTACTCACACCATCATGACCATCCGCATGACCACAAAGACGATCAGAAGGAGCACGCGCAATGA
- a CDS encoding PhoX family protein, whose amino-acid sequence MDIKKTIDLSWDDFDELRDPRPAETDFDQVVETALSRRGFLSGVLAFGSGAVAFGSGLMGSTSVARAQSSGFDFEPIGIATDFDIHVPAGYQWKPLVKWGQPLFSEAEGAFSPETGVSVAMSDKVFGENTDGMELFEVDGAQVIAVNSEYVNPKINLPEASEGMPANVDEVTLLKNMQGVTVMEIADTGNGYEVVVDSPFNRRITHETQMTMDGPAAGSALVQTNADPEGMSPKGTMNNCGSGKTLWGTYLTCEENFNGYFGTTGEMPEGEGYSRYGIGGEGRYAYEKYDARYDLSQEPNEPHRHGWITEIDPSDASSTPVKHTALGRFKHENAEMVQAADGRVVVYMGDDERGEFIYKYVSNGTWAEGQPTDGLLSDGTLYVAKFNPDQTGEWLALTPESTSMSLEEILVFSRMAGSKVGATTMDRPEWIACNPLKAEAYCALTNNKNRGLKTNAGGDETPVGGPNPREANNYGQIVRWTPENGDHGTIDFTWDLYVMAGNPEVHADAYAGSDNVTTGNMFNSPDGMAFDTKGRLWIQTDGDDSNEGDFAGMGNNQMLVGDTETGEIARFLTAPNGAEVTGLCWSADRKVAFVGIQHPGGSWPDGEGKPRSSVISVWREDGETVG is encoded by the coding sequence ATGGATATCAAGAAGACAATCGACCTTTCCTGGGACGACTTCGATGAACTGCGCGACCCGCGCCCTGCGGAAACCGACTTCGACCAAGTGGTCGAAACGGCCCTGTCCCGCCGCGGCTTCCTCAGCGGTGTCCTTGCTTTCGGTTCCGGTGCGGTGGCCTTCGGATCGGGCCTGATGGGCTCCACCAGCGTGGCGCGCGCCCAGTCGTCCGGTTTCGACTTCGAACCGATCGGCATCGCGACGGACTTCGACATTCACGTACCCGCCGGCTACCAGTGGAAGCCGCTGGTCAAATGGGGGCAGCCCCTGTTCTCAGAGGCTGAAGGCGCCTTTTCGCCCGAAACCGGCGTTTCCGTTGCGATGTCGGACAAGGTCTTTGGTGAGAACACCGACGGCATGGAGCTGTTCGAGGTCGATGGCGCTCAGGTCATCGCGGTCAACTCCGAGTACGTGAACCCGAAGATCAACCTGCCCGAAGCGTCCGAAGGCATGCCCGCCAACGTCGACGAAGTGACGCTGCTCAAGAACATGCAGGGCGTCACGGTGATGGAAATTGCCGATACCGGTAACGGCTACGAGGTTGTCGTCGACAGCCCTTTCAACCGCCGCATCACCCATGAAACACAGATGACCATGGACGGCCCAGCCGCCGGTTCGGCCCTGGTGCAGACCAATGCGGACCCGGAAGGCATGTCGCCCAAGGGCACCATGAACAACTGTGGGTCGGGCAAGACCCTCTGGGGCACCTACCTGACCTGCGAAGAGAACTTCAACGGCTACTTCGGCACCACCGGCGAAATGCCCGAGGGCGAGGGCTACAGCCGCTACGGTATCGGCGGCGAAGGTCGCTACGCCTATGAAAAGTACGATGCACGCTATGATCTGAGCCAGGAGCCGAACGAACCGCATCGCCACGGCTGGATCACCGAGATCGACCCTTCGGATGCCTCGAGCACCCCGGTCAAGCACACTGCCCTCGGCCGTTTCAAGCATGAGAACGCCGAGATGGTGCAGGCCGCGGATGGCCGCGTCGTGGTCTACATGGGCGACGACGAGCGTGGTGAGTTCATCTACAAATACGTCTCGAACGGCACCTGGGCCGAAGGCCAGCCCACCGATGGCCTTCTGTCGGACGGCACACTCTACGTCGCAAAGTTCAACCCCGACCAGACCGGCGAATGGCTTGCTCTGACCCCCGAGTCCACCAGTATGAGCCTTGAAGAAATCCTGGTCTTCTCGCGCATGGCAGGCTCGAAGGTCGGCGCGACGACGATGGACCGACCCGAGTGGATCGCCTGCAATCCGCTCAAGGCCGAGGCCTATTGCGCTCTGACCAACAACAAGAACCGCGGCCTCAAGACCAACGCCGGTGGCGACGAGACCCCGGTTGGCGGCCCTAATCCGCGCGAGGCCAACAACTACGGCCAAATCGTGCGCTGGACGCCGGAGAACGGCGATCATGGCACCATCGATTTCACCTGGGACCTCTACGTCATGGCGGGCAACCCGGAGGTTCATGCCGATGCCTATGCCGGCTCGGATAATGTCACGACGGGCAACATGTTCAACTCGCCCGACGGCATGGCCTTCGACACCAAGGGCAGGCTGTGGATCCAGACCGATGGCGACGACAGCAACGAAGGCGACTTCGCTGGCATGGGCAACAACCAGATGTTGGTCGGCGATACCGAAACCGGTGAAATCGCTCGCTTCCTGACCGCGCCGAACGGCGCCGAAGTGACAGGCCTGTGCTGGTCGGCGGACCGCAAGGTGGCCTTTGTGGGTATCCAGCACCCGGGCGGCTCCTGGCCGGACGGCGAAGGCAAACCGCGTTCCTCGGTGATCTCGGTCTGGCGCGAAGACGGCGAAACTGTCGGCTAA
- a CDS encoding GTP-binding protein, whose translation MSAIDTRLPVTVLSGFLGAGKTTLLNRVLNNREGRRVAVIVNDMSEVSIDADLVREGTELSRSEEKLVEMSNGCICCTLRDDLLKEVRQLSEEGRFDYLLIESTGISEPLPVAATFDFRDEQGESLSDVARLDTMVTVVDAVNLLNDYSSHDFLTDRGESLGDQDDRSLVSLLTEQIEFADVVILNKVSDAGMDKTDKARKIIRALNADARIIETDHSEVASDAILDTGLFDFDTAHEHPMWAKELYGFANHVPEDEEYGITSFVYNARAPFHPERLHAALNGTLPGTIRAKGHFWIASQPNWAMEFSLAGAMSSVKPLGWWWASVPEDRLPTHPEAQAEIARMWAEPWGDRRQEIVFIGVGLEREVICAKLNDALMDVTEFTPEEWADLRDPFPRMDRQRAA comes from the coding sequence ATGTCCGCCATCGATACCCGTCTACCCGTCACCGTCCTCAGCGGATTTCTCGGCGCCGGGAAGACCACGCTTCTGAACCGGGTGCTGAACAACCGTGAAGGCCGCCGCGTTGCGGTCATCGTAAATGACATGTCCGAGGTGAGCATCGACGCGGACCTCGTGCGCGAGGGCACTGAGCTGTCCCGCTCCGAGGAAAAGCTGGTGGAGATGTCCAACGGCTGCATCTGCTGCACCCTGCGGGACGATCTGCTGAAGGAGGTGCGTCAACTCTCGGAAGAGGGGCGTTTCGACTACCTGCTGATCGAGAGCACCGGCATCTCCGAGCCGCTGCCCGTCGCCGCGACCTTCGATTTCCGCGACGAGCAGGGCGAGAGCCTTTCGGACGTGGCGCGGCTGGACACGATGGTCACGGTGGTGGATGCGGTGAACCTGCTGAACGACTATTCCAGCCATGATTTCTTGACCGACCGGGGCGAGAGCCTTGGCGATCAGGACGACCGCAGCCTTGTGAGCCTGCTGACCGAGCAGATCGAATTCGCTGATGTGGTGATCCTAAACAAGGTGTCGGACGCCGGAATGGACAAGACCGACAAGGCGCGCAAAATTATCCGCGCGTTGAACGCCGATGCTAGGATCATCGAGACGGATCACTCCGAGGTCGCCTCCGATGCGATCCTCGACACGGGGCTGTTCGACTTCGACACCGCGCATGAGCATCCGATGTGGGCCAAAGAGCTCTATGGTTTTGCCAACCACGTGCCCGAGGACGAAGAATATGGCATCACCTCCTTCGTCTACAACGCGCGCGCGCCCTTTCATCCAGAGCGCTTGCACGCGGCACTGAATGGCACGCTGCCCGGCACGATCCGCGCCAAGGGACATTTCTGGATCGCCTCGCAGCCCAATTGGGCGATGGAATTCTCGCTGGCGGGGGCCATGTCCTCGGTCAAGCCGCTGGGCTGGTGGTGGGCCTCCGTGCCTGAGGATCGCCTGCCCACGCACCCGGAGGCGCAGGCCGAGATCGCGCGTATGTGGGCGGAGCCTTGGGGCGACCGGCGGCAGGAGATCGTTTTCATCGGCGTCGGACTTGAGCGCGAGGTGATCTGTGCCAAGCTGAATGATGCGCTGATGGATGTGACCGAGTTCACGCCTGAGGAATGGGCAGATCTGCGCGACCCCTTCCCGCGCATGGACCGCCAGCGCGCGGCATGA
- a CDS encoding IS5 family transposase (programmed frameshift), translating into MSDLYWLSDAQMARLEPYFPKSHGKPRVDDRRVLSGIIFINRNGLRWRDAPREYGPHKTLYNRWKRWSDRGVFARIMAGLAGEHGEETTVMIDATHLKAHRTASSLGGEKGGRGRLIGRTKGGMNTKLHAVCDSHGRPIDLFLTAGPVSDYIGARALVGGLPDVKWLLGDRGYDADWFREALQDKKIRPCIPGRTKRKTPVPYDKRRYKRRNRIEIMFGRLKDWRRVATRYDRCPKTFFSAIALAATVIFWL; encoded by the exons ATGTCTGATCTCTACTGGTTGAGCGATGCGCAGATGGCGCGTCTGGAGCCTTACTTCCCCAAGTCGCACGGCAAGCCCCGGGTTGATGACCGGCGCGTTCTGAGCGGTATTATCTTTATCAATCGCAATGGATTGCGGTGGCGAGATGCGCCAAGGGAATACGGCCCGCACAAGACACTCTACAACCGCTGGAAGCGGTGGAGCGATAGAGGCGTCTTCGCCCGGATCATGGCTGGGCTGGCGGGCGAGCATGGTGAGGAGACGACCGTGATGATCGACGCAACTCATCTGAAGGCCCATCGCACGGCGTCCAGCCTGGGCG GTGAAAAAGGGGGGCGTGGACGGCTGATTGGCCGGACGAAGGGAGGCATGAACACGAAGTTGCACGCCGTCTGCGACAGCCATGGCCGGCCCATCGACCTGTTCCTGACTGCCGGCCCCGTCAGCGACTACATCGGGGCGCGTGCGCTGGTCGGCGGGCTGCCAGACGTGAAATGGCTGCTCGGAGATCGCGGCTACGATGCCGACTGGTTCAGAGAAGCCTTGCAAGACAAGAAGATACGCCCTTGCATCCCGGGCCGGACGAAACGGAAGACGCCCGTCCCGTACGACAAGCGCAGGTACAAGCGTCGCAACCGGATCGAGATCATGTTCGGCAGGCTCAAGGATTGGAGACGGGTGGCGACCCGTTATGACCGATGCCCAAAGACCTTCTTCTCAGCGATCGCACTCGCTGCGACCGTGATCTTCTGGCTTTGA